In the genome of Variibacter gotjawalensis, one region contains:
- a CDS encoding nitroreductase family protein, whose translation MKHDSNEDASVAASAMQNALKQRFGEDFAVDPEISGLSDLARMASRKVTRRYAAKPVSDEMLRLLCGCALSAPSKSDLQQGDILIVRDRTIHDAIADMLPSMPWVRNAPVFVVFLANGRRLPQISGWREKPFPNDHLDAFFNASVDAAIVMTSFIRAAEAAGLGCCPISVLRDRVFDVAKLLSLPERVVPIAGLTLGWPEGESHMSARLPLSATVHIDRFDDANVKEHVDAYDRRRAAIHAPKPRQPERWGVPDLYGWSEDKARQYADPQRADFGAFVRAQGFCLD comes from the coding sequence GTGAAACACGATAGTAACGAAGACGCGAGTGTCGCCGCATCGGCGATGCAAAACGCGCTGAAGCAGCGCTTCGGCGAAGATTTCGCCGTCGATCCGGAGATTTCTGGGCTGTCAGACCTTGCACGCATGGCGAGCCGCAAGGTCACGCGGCGCTATGCGGCGAAACCGGTGAGCGACGAGATGTTGCGCCTTCTCTGCGGTTGCGCGCTCTCCGCGCCGTCGAAGAGCGATCTGCAGCAAGGCGACATTCTCATCGTGCGCGATCGTACAATTCACGACGCGATTGCCGACATGCTGCCGTCGATGCCTTGGGTCCGAAACGCGCCCGTTTTCGTCGTTTTCCTCGCCAATGGGCGGCGTTTGCCGCAAATTTCCGGTTGGCGTGAGAAGCCGTTTCCAAACGATCATCTCGACGCATTCTTCAACGCGAGCGTCGACGCCGCCATCGTGATGACGAGCTTCATCCGCGCCGCCGAGGCCGCTGGACTCGGATGTTGTCCGATCAGCGTGCTGCGTGATCGCGTGTTCGATGTCGCGAAGCTGCTCAGTCTGCCGGAGCGCGTGGTTCCGATCGCGGGCCTCACGCTTGGCTGGCCGGAGGGCGAATCGCATATGTCGGCGCGGCTTCCACTTTCGGCGACCGTGCACATTGACCGTTTCGATGATGCTAATGTCAAAGAACATGTCGACGCTTACGATCGTCGTCGCGCGGCGATCCATGCACCGAAGCCGCGGCAGCCGGAGCGTTGGGGCGTGCCGGATCTGTATGGATGGTCGGAAGACAAAGCCCGCCAATATGCCGATCCGCAACGAGCGGATTTCGGCGCATTTGTGCGTGCCCAAGGTTTCTGTTTGGATTGA
- a CDS encoding ABC transporter substrate-binding protein — MRKLLRTTMVAAALTAAFIATASAQTVRIAKQFGISYLPLTVMEERRLLEEHGKKLGLDIKTEWVRFTSGTPMNEAILSGNLDIASGGVGPLLTAWGRTKANVGIKGIAAINAMPLYLNTINPNVKTIADFTDKDRIALPAVKVSIQAVTLQMAAEKVFGPGQHFKLEPLTVSLGHPDGMSQMLTGKSEISGHFTSAPFQYQELEDKRVRKVLDSYDVLGGPHTFNSVWATTKFYNENRKVVQAFVAALEDAMAQIKKDPAGVAALWVKAENSKLPVADAEKIIRAPENEWTLTPKKIMPYADYMARVGMIPTKPTSWKDVYFDDIHKLPGS; from the coding sequence ATGCGCAAACTTCTCCGCACGACGATGGTCGCCGCCGCGCTGACCGCTGCTTTCATTGCGACCGCGTCCGCGCAGACTGTGCGCATCGCGAAGCAATTCGGAATATCGTATCTGCCGCTCACCGTGATGGAGGAGCGAAGACTTCTCGAAGAACACGGCAAAAAGCTCGGCCTCGACATCAAGACTGAGTGGGTGCGCTTCACGTCCGGCACGCCGATGAACGAAGCGATATTGTCGGGCAATCTCGATATCGCATCCGGCGGCGTCGGTCCGCTGCTGACGGCATGGGGCCGCACGAAAGCCAATGTCGGCATCAAGGGCATCGCGGCGATTAACGCGATGCCGCTCTATCTCAACACGATCAACCCGAACGTGAAGACGATCGCGGACTTCACCGACAAGGATCGCATCGCGCTCCCGGCCGTGAAGGTATCGATCCAAGCCGTGACGCTGCAGATGGCGGCCGAGAAAGTGTTCGGCCCCGGTCAGCACTTCAAGCTCGAGCCGCTGACGGTGTCGCTCGGACATCCGGACGGCATGTCGCAGATGCTGACCGGCAAGTCGGAGATCAGCGGGCATTTTACGTCCGCGCCGTTCCAGTATCAGGAACTCGAGGACAAGCGCGTGCGCAAAGTGCTCGACAGCTACGACGTGCTCGGCGGGCCGCACACCTTCAACTCGGTCTGGGCGACGACGAAATTCTACAATGAGAATCGCAAGGTCGTGCAGGCTTTCGTTGCGGCGCTAGAAGACGCGATGGCACAGATCAAGAAAGATCCTGCCGGTGTCGCGGCGCTCTGGGTGAAAGCCGAGAATTCGAAGCTTCCGGTTGCCGACGCGGAAAAAATCATTCGCGCGCCGGAAAACGAGTGGACGCTGACGCCGAAAAAGATCATGCCATACGCTGACTACATGGCGCGCGTCGGGATGATTCCCACAAAGCCGACGAGCTGGAAAGACGTCTACTTCGACGACATCCACAAATTGCCCGGGAGCTGA
- a CDS encoding succinate dehydrogenase/fumarate reductase iron-sulfur subunit, which translates to MNVWRGAAEGRFQSFAVPRRENQTILDVVTEIQREQDATLSYRFACRVGMCGSCAMVVNGKPRWTCRTRVAAVANGNALTIEPLRNLTVIKDLTVDMAEFFDKWARAKGYFEPGDKPPEDFAVVKPDTTERIAANAGIECIGCGVCYSACDVVEWEKDYLGPAALNRAWTLVNDVRDQGNDSRLKAVSQKGGCHSCHTHMSCTSYCPKHIAPTYAIAGLKRASVRRRP; encoded by the coding sequence GTGAACGTTTGGCGTGGTGCCGCCGAGGGCCGCTTCCAATCGTTCGCGGTGCCGCGCCGCGAAAACCAAACGATCCTCGACGTCGTCACCGAAATTCAGCGCGAGCAGGATGCGACGCTCTCGTATCGCTTCGCTTGCCGTGTCGGCATGTGCGGCTCCTGCGCAATGGTGGTCAACGGCAAGCCGCGCTGGACCTGCCGCACACGGGTCGCCGCCGTCGCCAACGGAAACGCTCTCACGATCGAGCCACTGCGCAATCTCACGGTCATCAAAGACCTGACGGTCGACATGGCCGAATTCTTCGACAAATGGGCGCGCGCGAAGGGATACTTCGAACCCGGCGACAAGCCGCCGGAAGACTTCGCGGTCGTCAAGCCGGACACAACGGAACGCATCGCTGCGAATGCCGGCATCGAATGCATCGGCTGCGGCGTCTGCTATTCGGCCTGCGACGTCGTCGAATGGGAGAAGGATTACCTCGGTCCCGCGGCGCTCAATCGCGCGTGGACGCTGGTCAACGACGTGCGCGATCAAGGCAACGATTCGCGCCTCAAGGCGGTATCGCAAAAAGGCGGTTGTCATTCCTGCCACACGCATATGAGCTGCACGTCATACTGCCCGAAACACATCGCGCCGACTTACGCGATCGCCGGCCTCAAACGTGCGAGCGTGCGGAGGCGTCCGTGA
- a CDS encoding succinate dehydrogenase, translated as MNAVMFLAQRLSAGVLGIAIAVHLGTILYAVRGGLTAGEILGRTQGNLGFALFYAIFVVAVAVHAPIGLRNIVVEWTRWRGRSLDIAMACVMALLLWLGLRAVYAVYA; from the coding sequence GTGAACGCCGTGATGTTCCTCGCGCAGCGTCTCAGCGCCGGAGTGCTAGGAATCGCGATCGCGGTGCATCTCGGGACGATTCTCTATGCAGTGCGCGGCGGCCTAACGGCGGGTGAGATCCTCGGCCGCACACAGGGCAATCTCGGCTTCGCGTTGTTCTACGCGATCTTCGTCGTCGCGGTCGCAGTGCATGCGCCGATCGGCCTGCGCAATATCGTCGTCGAATGGACACGCTGGCGCGGGCGCTCGCTCGATATCGCGATGGCGTGCGTGATGGCGCTGCTCTTGTGGCTCGGCCTCCGCGCCGTTTATGCGGTGTACGCGTGA
- a CDS encoding succinate dehydrogenase, cytochrome b556 subunit, protein MRATHRRPGFIAAMLHRLSGIALALFLPLHFLALGSALKGASEFERFLKFTATPLIKIAEFGIVTALAIHMTLGLRILAIEFLDFREHTATVVSVCLAAGFGVGLAFLLNAG, encoded by the coding sequence ATGCGCGCGACACACCGGCGCCCCGGCTTCATCGCCGCAATGCTGCATCGCCTCTCCGGCATCGCGCTGGCGCTCTTTCTGCCGCTGCATTTCCTCGCGCTCGGCAGCGCGCTGAAGGGCGCGTCCGAATTCGAGCGCTTCCTCAAATTCACCGCGACGCCGCTGATCAAGATCGCGGAGTTCGGCATTGTGACTGCGCTGGCAATTCACATGACGCTGGGGCTGCGCATTTTGGCGATCGAGTTTCTCGACTTCCGCGAACACACCGCGACTGTCGTCTCGGTTTGCCTTGCCGCCGGCTTCGGCGTCGGCCTCGCGTTTTTGTTGAACGCCGGTTGA
- a CDS encoding sulfite exporter TauE/SafE family protein, protein MLSEYSWGTLGVIWLGALIGAIASGGAGFAFVLAAASIWLHVLDPVRTAILSLASSTLMQLGTIWPLLPHVKAERVGPFIVTGLVGIPLGVWLLTRTDASVMKIGLGAFLTTFGLYALLAPRLPVITGGGRVADAVVGFLGGILGGIGGYSGVLPTIWTQLRGWPKIEARAVYQPYILVIQIATIAVVGIIALDRTTVMLQLAILPPLAVGGWLGWRFFSMLDERMFRKVIAALLVISGVTLVL, encoded by the coding sequence ATGCTGAGCGAATATTCCTGGGGCACGCTCGGCGTCATCTGGCTCGGCGCATTGATCGGCGCGATCGCGTCGGGCGGTGCGGGCTTTGCCTTCGTTCTCGCAGCCGCATCGATCTGGCTTCACGTGCTCGACCCCGTGCGCACCGCGATCCTTTCGCTCGCGTCCTCGACGTTGATGCAGCTCGGCACAATCTGGCCGCTGCTGCCGCACGTGAAGGCCGAACGCGTCGGCCCCTTCATCGTCACTGGCTTAGTCGGCATTCCGCTCGGCGTCTGGCTGCTCACACGCACCGACGCCAGCGTGATGAAGATCGGCCTCGGCGCCTTCCTCACCACCTTCGGTCTTTACGCCCTGCTCGCCCCGCGCCTGCCGGTCATCACCGGCGGCGGACGCGTGGCAGATGCAGTCGTCGGCTTCCTCGGCGGTATCCTGGGCGGCATCGGCGGCTATTCCGGCGTGCTGCCTACCATCTGGACCCAGCTCCGCGGCTGGCCGAAGATCGAGGCGCGCGCCGTCTACCAGCCCTATATCTTGGTCATCCAAATCGCGACGATCGCCGTCGTCGGCATCATCGCCCTCGACCGCACGACCGTCATGCTGCAGCTTGCCATCCTGCCGCCGCTCGCGGTCGGCGGCTGGCTCGGCTGGCGTTTCTTCAGCATGCTGGACGAGCGGATGTTCCGGAAGGTGATCGCGGCCCTGCTGGTCATCTCTGGCGTGACGTTGGTATTGTAG
- a CDS encoding fumarate hydratase: protein MQLDNHEVEELAMSLYIRALKLLPPDIKRGFDRLVATETDATGRAVLDTMVQNIQVAEKTRNLLCQDTGIPIYNVTIGRNVDVDGVAMKDAIRRGCERATREHPLRSSVVHPLTRHNEQTSCGVRIPIINIDFDGREETVEIEMIPKGSGSENGSFLQMLIPADGPKAVKRFVIDKVIELGGRVCPPTIVGVGIGGTSDLCMHLAKIAATRPLETKCSDPEGAKIENELSEAVNQLGIGPQGLGGRSTSFRVHVEVAATHITMNPVAVNIQCHSARRASAVITPGGISFH, encoded by the coding sequence ATGCAACTCGACAACCATGAAGTCGAAGAGCTCGCAATGTCGCTCTACATCCGCGCGCTCAAGCTGCTGCCGCCCGACATCAAGCGCGGCTTCGATCGCCTCGTCGCGACGGAGACTGACGCAACCGGCCGCGCCGTGCTCGACACGATGGTGCAGAACATTCAGGTCGCCGAGAAGACGCGCAATCTCCTCTGCCAGGACACCGGCATCCCGATCTACAACGTCACCATCGGCCGCAACGTCGACGTCGACGGTGTCGCGATGAAGGACGCGATCCGCCGCGGCTGCGAACGCGCGACGCGCGAACACCCGCTGCGCTCCTCCGTCGTGCATCCGCTCACGCGCCATAACGAGCAGACATCGTGCGGAGTGCGCATCCCGATCATCAACATCGACTTCGATGGACGCGAGGAGACGGTCGAGATCGAAATGATCCCGAAAGGCTCCGGCTCGGAGAACGGCTCTTTCCTGCAAATGTTGATTCCGGCCGACGGCCCGAAAGCCGTGAAGCGTTTCGTCATCGACAAGGTGATCGAACTCGGCGGGCGCGTCTGCCCACCGACCATCGTCGGCGTCGGCATCGGCGGCACGTCGGATCTTTGCATGCACCTCGCCAAGATCGCGGCGACGCGCCCGCTGGAGACGAAATGCTCGGACCCTGAAGGCGCGAAGATCGAGAACGAACTTTCCGAAGCCGTCAATCAGCTCGGTATCGGCCCGCAGGGTCTCGGCGGGCGCTCGACGTCGTTCCGCGTCCACGTCGAGGTCGCGGCGACGCACATCACGATGAATCCCGTCGCGGTGAATATTCAATGCCACTCGGCACGCCGCGCCAGCGCCGTCATCACACCGGGCGGCATTTCTTTTCATTAG
- a CDS encoding tripartite tricarboxylate transporter substrate binding protein BugE: MTELSRRTVIAGIAASSALAATPALAAFPDRLIKIVVPFPAGGTTDIIARILSAKMPQMLGQTVVVENKGGGGGTIGAAETARAAPDGYSLGIATVSTVATAPAIQPKTPYNPLTDFTPIINVAATPNVISVHPSFPAKDYAGFLAEIKKNPGKYTYATPGIGSIMHLQTELFCSATDTKLTHVPYRGAGPALNDAIAGHVSMMSDNLPSSQPFFADGKLIPIVVSAPQRVASAPNVPTFAEVGLPIVNRVAFYGVVGPKGLPDDVTKKLHEVIKKTLEDADIRKRIEETGSLVIANTPAEFAQQIKEEFEVYKKVVQDRNLKPEQ, translated from the coding sequence ATGACCGAACTTTCCCGCCGCACAGTGATTGCCGGCATCGCCGCATCGTCGGCCCTCGCAGCGACGCCTGCGCTCGCAGCATTTCCGGATCGCCTGATCAAGATCGTCGTGCCGTTCCCGGCCGGCGGCACCACGGACATCATCGCCCGCATTCTCTCGGCCAAGATGCCGCAAATGCTCGGCCAGACGGTTGTTGTCGAGAACAAGGGCGGCGGCGGCGGCACTATCGGCGCGGCCGAGACCGCGCGCGCAGCACCGGATGGTTATTCGCTCGGCATCGCCACGGTGTCGACGGTCGCGACCGCGCCGGCGATCCAGCCGAAGACGCCGTATAATCCGCTCACCGATTTCACGCCCATCATCAACGTTGCGGCGACGCCGAACGTGATCTCGGTGCATCCGTCCTTCCCCGCCAAGGATTACGCCGGCTTCCTCGCCGAGATCAAAAAGAACCCGGGCAAATACACATATGCTACGCCGGGCATCGGCTCGATCATGCATCTGCAGACAGAACTCTTCTGCAGCGCGACCGACACGAAACTCACGCACGTGCCGTATCGCGGCGCAGGTCCTGCGCTCAACGACGCGATCGCGGGCCACGTCTCGATGATGTCCGACAATCTGCCGTCGTCGCAGCCGTTCTTCGCCGACGGCAAACTTATCCCTATTGTCGTCTCTGCCCCCCAACGCGTCGCGTCGGCGCCGAATGTCCCGACCTTCGCGGAAGTCGGCTTGCCGATCGTGAACCGCGTTGCCTTCTACGGCGTCGTCGGACCGAAAGGTCTTCCCGACGATGTGACGAAGAAGCTGCACGAGGTCATCAAGAAGACGCTCGAAGACGCCGACATCCGCAAGCGCATCGAGGAGACCGGCTCGCTCGTCATCGCGAACACGCCGGCCGAATTCGCGCAGCAGATCAAGGAAGAGTTCGAGGTCTACAAGAAGGTCGTGCAAGACCGAAACCTCAAGCCCGAACAATAA
- a CDS encoding fumarate hydratase C-terminal domain-containing protein, which produces MAHHTLEMPIDERQVRELRVGDTVTLEQRLFGIRDATLIHMFDRGRTTRLDLKGHAVIHTAPNVRRIDKPPENAPRYEPLCIGTTTSQRMEHFTRQLMEREGVRIIIGKGGMGTHTQDAFRDLGGAYLAIVGGAAALETTWIEEIEDVDMDDLHPESLWQFRIKGFGPLLVTMDSHGGSLHADVNKIAADRRAAVLASIGAEE; this is translated from the coding sequence ATGGCCCATCACACGCTCGAAATGCCGATCGACGAGCGGCAGGTGCGCGAACTCCGCGTCGGCGACACCGTGACGCTGGAGCAGCGTCTCTTCGGCATTCGCGACGCAACGCTGATCCATATGTTCGATCGCGGCCGCACGACGCGGCTCGATCTCAAAGGTCACGCCGTGATCCACACGGCGCCGAATGTGCGCCGCATCGACAAGCCGCCCGAAAATGCGCCGCGTTACGAGCCGCTCTGCATCGGCACGACGACGTCGCAACGCATGGAGCACTTTACGCGGCAGTTGATGGAGCGCGAGGGCGTGCGCATCATCATCGGCAAAGGCGGCATGGGCACGCACACGCAGGACGCCTTTCGCGATCTCGGCGGCGCGTATCTAGCGATCGTCGGCGGTGCCGCAGCGCTGGAGACGACCTGGATCGAGGAGATCGAGGACGTCGACATGGACGACCTACATCCCGAGAGTCTCTGGCAATTCCGCATCAAAGGCTTCGGCCCGCTGCTGGTGACGATGGATTCGCACGGCGGCTCGCTTCATGCGGACGTCAACAAGATCGCCGCCGATCGCCGCGCCGCCGTGCTCGCCAGCATCGGGGCGGAAGAGTGA
- a CDS encoding L-aspartate oxidase, translating to MQTLETDILILGAGGAGLFAALHAKKANPDLDVTIAVKGLLGKCGCTRMVQGGYNVALAANDSVERHFMDTIEGGAWLNHQKLAWQLVETAPIRIRELENDLGCFFDRNPDGTVHQKAFAGQTFDRTVHKGDLTGIEIINRLAEQVWRRNIKRLEDHRALDLIPTPEGDLAGVLMLDMRTGEPTFVRARATLLATGGGPTMYRYHTPSGDKTCDGMAMALRAGLPLRDMEMVQFHPTGLLAGEGTRMTGTVLEEGLRGSGGYLVDSTGERFMFEYDQRGERATRDIVSRSIMRRIREGYASPNGGVYIRMAHLGPERVRREFKGMVERCADCGFDLAGGQVEVIPTAHYMMGGVQFAPDCATAMYGLYAAGEDTGGVHGANRLGGNGVANSTVYGGIAGDRMGARVKPGSPLPPPNRFALNEAHERAFAALGLPGGDLEGIRRELQSVMWDDVGILRTAEGLDRAAYTLQRLSADIAAIGVPAPEPRYNLTWMDRINIENMILVSRAICAAALARTDSRGAHFREDFPERGSLEDSRYTVAKLFDDDIRVTTEAVRFTHVRPGETLIQDAAE from the coding sequence ATGCAAACGCTCGAAACCGACATCCTCATTCTCGGCGCGGGCGGCGCGGGTCTCTTCGCCGCGCTTCACGCGAAGAAGGCCAATCCAGATCTCGACGTCACCATCGCGGTGAAAGGTCTGCTCGGCAAATGCGGCTGCACCCGCATGGTGCAGGGCGGCTACAACGTCGCGCTTGCCGCGAACGACTCGGTCGAACGCCACTTCATGGACACGATCGAAGGCGGCGCCTGGCTCAACCATCAGAAGCTCGCGTGGCAACTCGTCGAAACGGCACCGATCCGCATCCGCGAACTCGAGAATGATCTCGGCTGCTTCTTCGATCGCAATCCGGACGGCACCGTCCACCAGAAAGCTTTCGCCGGACAGACCTTCGATCGCACCGTGCACAAGGGTGATCTCACCGGCATCGAGATCATCAACCGCCTCGCCGAACAAGTCTGGCGCCGCAACATCAAGCGGCTTGAGGATCACCGCGCCCTCGATCTTATTCCGACTCCGGAAGGCGATCTCGCCGGCGTGCTGATGCTCGACATGCGCACTGGCGAGCCGACCTTCGTGCGCGCCCGCGCGACACTGCTCGCGACCGGCGGCGGCCCGACTATGTATCGCTACCACACGCCGTCCGGCGACAAGACCTGCGACGGCATGGCCATGGCACTGCGCGCCGGATTGCCGCTGCGCGACATGGAGATGGTTCAATTCCATCCGACCGGATTGCTCGCGGGCGAAGGCACGCGCATGACCGGCACCGTGCTGGAAGAAGGCCTGCGCGGTTCCGGCGGCTATCTCGTCGACTCCACCGGCGAGCGCTTCATGTTCGAATACGATCAGCGCGGCGAGCGCGCAACACGCGACATCGTCTCACGCTCGATCATGCGCCGCATCCGCGAAGGCTACGCCTCGCCGAATGGCGGCGTCTATATTCGCATGGCGCATCTCGGGCCGGAGCGCGTGCGGCGCGAGTTCAAAGGCATGGTCGAACGCTGCGCCGATTGCGGCTTCGATCTTGCGGGCGGCCAGGTCGAAGTCATCCCGACAGCGCATTACATGATGGGCGGCGTTCAATTCGCGCCCGACTGCGCGACCGCGATGTACGGCCTCTACGCGGCCGGCGAGGACACCGGCGGCGTCCACGGCGCCAATCGTCTCGGCGGCAACGGTGTCGCGAACTCCACAGTCTATGGCGGCATTGCGGGTGATCGCATGGGCGCGCGCGTCAAACCCGGCAGCCCGCTTCCGCCTCCCAATCGCTTCGCGCTGAACGAAGCGCACGAGCGTGCCTTCGCGGCGCTCGGATTGCCGGGCGGCGATCTGGAAGGCATCCGGCGCGAATTGCAGAGCGTGATGTGGGACGACGTCGGCATTCTGCGCACGGCCGAAGGCCTCGACCGGGCGGCTTATACGCTGCAGCGGCTTTCCGCAGACATCGCCGCGATCGGCGTCCCGGCGCCGGAACCGCGCTACAATCTCACCTGGATGGATCGCATCAACATCGAGAACATGATCTTGGTCAGCCGCGCGATCTGCGCCGCCGCGCTCGCCCGTACGGACAGCCGCGGCGCGCATTTCCGCGAAGATTTCCCGGAACGCGGATCGCTCGAAGATTCCCGCTACACCGTCGCGAAGTTGTTCGACGACGACATCCGCGTGACGACGGAAGCCGTGCGCTTCACCCACGTCCGCCCGGGCGAAACGCTGATCCAAGACGCCGCCGAATAA
- a CDS encoding FadR/GntR family transcriptional regulator, with protein sequence MTRLATNGAARRTPSLAPLSAPRSLTHEVVERLRSDIMNGKLPPGSRLPTEQEMIASLGVSRTVVREAVAALRAEGLVATRQGVGAFVADRANRMFRIETMDAKSINEVLEVMELRTGIEIEAAGLAAERATPESIQKIVEAYESIQAAMTRGESGIDEDFSFHCAIAEATGNPKFLHFLNYLGNFIIPRQTINLTSVASQRTAYLRTFQTEHGAILNAIKCKAVTQARAAMRQHLLNSRKRYSKLAGEKQR encoded by the coding sequence GTGACTAGACTTGCGACCAACGGGGCAGCTCGCAGAACGCCGAGCCTTGCGCCACTGAGTGCACCGCGTAGCCTGACGCACGAAGTTGTCGAGCGTCTGCGCAGCGACATCATGAACGGCAAGCTTCCTCCGGGTTCGCGCCTTCCCACCGAACAAGAAATGATCGCATCGCTCGGTGTCTCGCGCACCGTCGTGCGTGAAGCCGTTGCGGCACTGCGCGCAGAAGGCCTCGTCGCAACGCGTCAGGGCGTCGGCGCATTCGTTGCCGACCGCGCCAATCGCATGTTCCGCATCGAAACCATGGATGCGAAGTCGATCAACGAAGTGCTCGAAGTGATGGAGCTTCGCACCGGCATCGAAATCGAAGCGGCGGGCCTTGCGGCCGAACGCGCGACGCCGGAATCGATTCAGAAAATCGTCGAAGCTTACGAGAGTATTCAGGCGGCGATGACGCGCGGCGAAAGCGGCATCGACGAAGACTTCAGCTTTCACTGCGCGATCGCGGAAGCGACCGGCAACCCGAAGTTTCTGCACTTCCTGAATTACCTCGGAAACTTCATCATCCCGCGTCAGACGATCAACCTCACGTCGGTTGCCTCCCAGCGCACCGCCTATCTACGCACGTTCCAGACCGAACACGGCGCGATCCTCAACGCGATCAAGTGCAAGGCAGTGACGCAAGCGCGCGCCGCAATGCGTCAACATCTGCTCAACAGCCGCAAGCGCTATTCGAAGCTCGCCGGCGAGAAGCAACGCTAA
- a CDS encoding Bug family tripartite tricarboxylate transporter substrate binding protein: protein MSMRSSKVDHVRRALIAATVVSTFTTTGLAQAAYPTRSIRVIVPFAAGSASDVVGRIVLDRMADDLGHRFVVENQAGAAGNLGTAAAARATPDGYTLLVSASGPLAVNQSLYENIGYDPLTAFEPISLIATLPSLIVVTNGVPIKSVPELIAAAKEKPGTLNYGSIGNGSSQHLAGAYFEQFTGTKMTHVPYRVTGQLVTDLVAGQVQVSFQLIPNVIGQVQGGQLRPLAVAAPQRSAALPDVPTTQEAGLPGFSAYGWFAMLAPKGTPQPMIDRLHAAYTKALADPAIRKRIVEVGAEPASSTPAELRIFMAEEAKRWGDLIRTNNIKAN, encoded by the coding sequence ATGTCGATGCGCTCATCGAAGGTTGATCACGTTCGCCGGGCACTCATCGCGGCCACGGTCGTTAGCACATTCACAACGACGGGACTCGCTCAAGCAGCATACCCGACCCGCTCGATCCGCGTGATCGTCCCATTCGCCGCCGGCAGCGCGAGCGACGTCGTCGGCCGCATTGTGCTCGACCGCATGGCGGACGATCTCGGCCATCGCTTCGTCGTCGAGAACCAAGCCGGCGCGGCGGGAAATCTTGGCACCGCTGCGGCTGCGCGAGCGACACCCGATGGTTACACGCTACTCGTCTCCGCATCGGGTCCGCTCGCCGTCAATCAATCGCTGTACGAGAATATCGGTTACGATCCGCTGACGGCGTTCGAGCCGATCTCGCTCATCGCGACATTGCCGAGCCTCATCGTCGTCACCAACGGGGTGCCGATCAAGAGTGTGCCCGAACTGATCGCGGCCGCGAAGGAAAAGCCCGGAACGCTGAACTACGGCAGCATCGGAAACGGCTCGTCTCAGCATCTCGCCGGCGCTTACTTCGAACAGTTCACCGGCACGAAGATGACGCATGTTCCGTATCGAGTCACTGGCCAACTCGTGACCGACCTCGTTGCGGGCCAGGTGCAGGTGAGTTTCCAGCTGATTCCGAATGTCATTGGCCAGGTGCAAGGTGGGCAGTTGCGTCCGCTTGCGGTTGCGGCGCCCCAACGCTCGGCGGCTTTGCCCGACGTGCCGACGACGCAGGAGGCTGGCCTGCCCGGCTTCTCGGCTTACGGTTGGTTCGCAATGTTGGCGCCGAAGGGCACGCCGCAGCCGATGATCGATCGTCTGCATGCGGCTTACACGAAGGCGCTCGCCGATCCGGCGATCCGCAAGCGTATCGTCGAAGTCGGCGCCGAGCCGGCCAGTTCGACACCGGCCGAATTGCGTATTTTTATGGCTGAGGAAGCGAAGCGCTGGGGCGATCTCATTCGCACCAACAACATCAAGGCCAACTAA